The following is a genomic window from Calditrichota bacterium.
GACCGTCGAAGAGAACATCGTCTTAGGAGCCGAGCCTACGCGCCGTGGCCTGTTGCGCCGCAATGAAATGCGCAGGATCGCCGTGCAAGCGCTCAGCCATTTTGGCGGGCAGAGCATTCCGCCAGATGTGCCGGTGAGTCGTCTGACGGTCAATGCCAAGCAGCTGGTGGAGATTGCTCGCGCCTTAGCCGTCGGTTGCAAGGTGCTCATCCTGGACGAACCGACAAGCAGCCTCTCCCGAGACGAGACCGACCGCCTCTTTGCCATTCTGCGAAGCCTGAAGGAACGAGGGCTTTCCATCGTCTACATCTCTCACTTCCTGGAGGAGGTGCAGCAGATAGCCGACCGACTCACCGTACTCAGAGACGGGATGGCTGTGGGCACCTACCCGCTTTCGGCGGTTACCACCGAGCAGATTGTGCGGATGATGGTGGGGCGCGAAGTGGATGAGCTCTACCCCCACTCTCCTCGCACACGGGGGGAGCTCGTGCTTGAGGTTCGCGCTCTGAGCGGTCGCCAAAAGCCAATCCACGCATCGTTCGAGCTTTACCGAGGTGAAGTGGTAGGGATCGCCGGCCTGATAGGTGCAGGAAGGACTGAGCTGCTTCGGGTGATCTTCGGGCTGGATCCGGTGCGGTCCGGAGAGGTGCGCGTGGGAGTGTATTGTGGGCCTGCTTCGCCAGTGGAGCGCTGGGCCCAGGGAGTCGGTTTTTTGAGCGAGGATCGGAAGGAAGAAGGCCTCGTTCCCCATTTCGGCGTTGCCGAAAATTTGCTTCTGAGCAAGTTGGGGCAATCGCGAGCACTGAGCGTGAC
Proteins encoded in this region:
- a CDS encoding sugar ABC transporter ATP-binding protein — its product is MAGQMTGTSRLVMQGIAKRFGATVALAGVDFDVQAGEIHALVGENGAGKSTLMKILAGALSPDAGSMQLDGSPYRPRNPHEARRAGIAMIYQELALAPHLTVEENIVLGAEPTRRGLLRRNEMRRIAVQALSHFGGQSIPPDVPVSRLTVNAKQLVEIARALAVGCKVLILDEPTSSLSRDETDRLFAILRSLKERGLSIVYISHFLEEVQQIADRLTVLRDGMAVGTYPLSAVTTEQIVRMMVGREVDELYPHSPRTRGELVLEVRALSGRQKPIHASFELYRGEVVGIAGLIGAGRTELLRVIFGLDPVRSGEVRVGVYCGPASPVERWAQGVGFLSEDRKEEGLVPHFGVAENLLLSKLGQSRALSVTTPRARRMQAEAIIRTLGIRCNSPDQRVVHLSGGNQQKVALGRLLAHDVDVLLLDEPTKGVDVAAKATIYQIIDGLATGRLSPDGRPKAVLLVSSYLPELMGICDRIAVMHRGRLGPALAVEELDEHRLMHAATVNEATT